A genomic stretch from Bradyrhizobium sp. 195 includes:
- a CDS encoding tyrosine-protein phosphatase encodes MSDSPARHLALQGASNFRDLGGYPTSDGRTTRWRHIFRSNHLGQLTAADVEIVRALGVRSAFDFRGVEERAAGVCVVNEITVHSLPIEPSVVAALRAELARGTLTAPVALELMRESYRNYVRHHTDSFRSLFGHLLEDCAPLVIHCTAGKDRTGFASALILHALGVPDDVIAEDYLLTNQHYKRDATAAIDLPDDVRNAIGSVEASYLAAAFEAVGEEYGDLEAYLRDGLKLGTAERTALKARYLQS; translated from the coding sequence ATGTCAGACTCCCCCGCCCGCCACCTCGCCTTGCAAGGCGCCAGCAATTTCCGCGATCTCGGCGGCTATCCGACGTCCGATGGCCGCACCACGCGCTGGCGGCACATCTTCCGCTCCAACCATCTCGGCCAGCTCACCGCCGCCGATGTCGAGATCGTCCGCGCGCTGGGCGTGCGAAGCGCGTTCGATTTCCGTGGGGTCGAGGAGCGCGCCGCCGGCGTCTGCGTCGTGAACGAGATCACGGTGCATTCGCTGCCGATCGAGCCGAGCGTCGTCGCTGCGTTGCGCGCCGAACTCGCGAGGGGCACGCTGACCGCGCCGGTCGCCCTCGAGCTCATGCGCGAGTCCTATCGCAACTATGTCCGCCACCACACGGACAGCTTTCGCAGCCTGTTCGGCCATCTCCTCGAAGATTGCGCGCCGCTGGTCATTCACTGCACCGCCGGCAAGGACCGCACCGGCTTTGCCAGCGCGCTGATCCTGCATGCGCTCGGCGTGCCCGATGACGTCATCGCCGAGGACTACCTGCTCACCAACCAACACTACAAGCGCGATGCGACGGCCGCCATCGACCTGCCGGACGACGTGCGCAATGCCATCGGCAGCGTCGAGGCTTCCTATCTCGCCGCTGCGTTCGAAGCCGTCGGCGAGGAATACGGTGATCTGGAAGCCTACTTGCGCGATGGGCTCAAGCTCGGCACAGCAGAGCGGACCGCACTGAAGGCGCGCTATCTGCAATCATAG
- a CDS encoding DUF2735 domain-containing protein encodes MMNNGLSHGSATIYQFPVGGRAALAGRRNGETRLPADHAPLPANASICSDSWYHQDAVDEAKPKWDR; translated from the coding sequence ATGATGAACAATGGTCTGAGTCATGGATCGGCAACGATCTACCAATTTCCGGTCGGGGGCCGCGCAGCTCTCGCCGGACGCCGCAATGGCGAGACTCGCCTTCCTGCCGATCACGCGCCGCTTCCCGCGAACGCCTCGATCTGCAGCGACAGCTGGTACCACCAGGACGCGGTCGACGAAGCCAAGCCGAAATGGGATCGCTGA
- a CDS encoding SDR family oxidoreductase encodes MHDKVLIVTGARGALGKVVADLARSRGARVASIDHAPSQGAATPDRIEIGGVDLSDAIQAKTAVDAAAKHFGRLDALVNIAGGFAFETVGDGDIKTWQRMYTLNVLTALNTSRAALPHLAASKAGRIVNIGATGALQAGSGMGPYAASKAGVHRLTEALASEWKGKVTVNAVLPSIIDTKANRTDMPKADFSKWVTPQELAEVILFLASEAASGVTGALIPVGGRV; translated from the coding sequence ATGCACGACAAGGTCCTGATCGTGACAGGCGCGCGCGGCGCGCTCGGCAAGGTGGTTGCGGACCTCGCACGATCGCGCGGGGCGCGCGTGGCCAGCATCGATCATGCGCCTTCACAGGGCGCCGCGACGCCAGACCGCATCGAGATCGGAGGCGTCGACCTGTCCGATGCAATCCAGGCGAAGACAGCGGTCGATGCGGCGGCCAAGCATTTCGGCCGGCTCGATGCGCTGGTCAACATCGCCGGCGGCTTCGCGTTCGAGACCGTCGGCGACGGCGACATCAAGACCTGGCAGCGCATGTACACGCTCAATGTCCTGACCGCGCTCAACACCTCGCGCGCGGCGCTGCCGCACCTGGCCGCGTCCAAAGCCGGCCGCATCGTCAATATCGGCGCCACGGGCGCGCTCCAGGCCGGCAGCGGCATGGGGCCTTATGCGGCCTCGAAGGCAGGCGTGCATCGTCTCACCGAGGCGCTCGCCAGCGAGTGGAAGGGCAAGGTCACGGTGAACGCGGTGCTGCCGTCGATCATCGACACCAAGGCCAACCGCACCGACATGCCGAAAGCGGACTTCTCCAAATGGGTGACGCCGCAGGAACTCGCCGAGGTCATCCTGTTCCTCGCGAGCGAGGCCGCAAGCGGCGTCACCGGCGCGCTGATCCCGGTCGGCGGGCGGGTTTAG
- a CDS encoding MliC family protein, whose product MVRHKAILLGVTMLAAGISGARQAAAQTFQTYRCSDGTQFIVGFYHYDKRAFLQIDGEPVTLAKRLTVSGIRYSGAGITLTIGKTGTTTVKHLKRPAATCAVI is encoded by the coding sequence ATGGTCCGGCACAAGGCCATTCTTTTGGGGGTCACCATGCTGGCAGCTGGAATTTCCGGCGCGCGGCAGGCTGCAGCGCAGACGTTCCAGACCTATCGCTGCAGCGACGGGACGCAGTTCATCGTTGGATTCTATCATTACGACAAGCGCGCTTTTCTTCAGATCGACGGCGAGCCGGTCACGCTCGCCAAGCGGCTGACGGTCTCCGGCATACGCTATTCGGGGGCGGGTATCACGCTGACCATCGGCAAGACCGGGACCACCACGGTCAAGCATCTGAAGCGGCCGGCGGCGACCTGCGCGGTGATCTGA